Within the Arthrobacter sp. V1I7 genome, the region TGGAAACCGTGGTCAAGCGCGGCTACCGGCTGCGGGTGTGACGCAGGGCATTACCGGCCGGTAAATACTGGCGAACGGGCTGCGAAAAAACAGCAACACCGGGGAAACACGCCGGAAAAACCCGACGCCTACGCTGGGTGCACCAAGCACGACGGCCACACCACCGGCCACCAGCGAAAGGGCCCACCATGTCCAACGTCTCCAGCACAACACCTGATTCCCAGACCCGGCCCCGGATCGTCATCGCAGGGGCCGGTCCGGCCGCCCAGGCCCTCGTCCGGCAGCTGGCCCGGACGCCGTTCGCCGGCGGAATCACGATGCTGAGCAACCGCGACGACGCTCCCGCCGGGCTGCTCGAGCTCGCCGCCCTGCCGCAGGTTTCGCTGCGCTTCGGCCAGCCGGTCAGCTACATCGACCCGGACGGCCGGCGGGTCACCACGGCCGACGGCCTGGAGTTCACCTACGACCAGCTGGTCATCGCCACGGGTTCCTCCCCGGCGGGAGCACCCCTGGCGGGCGCCGGCCGCTGCCTCAGCTATTCCACGATCGACGACGCCAACGGCCTCGGCGAAGCCGTCAAGGACGTCACCCGGGTCCTCGGCAGGCGTCCGCTGGGCATCCTGGTCGGCACCGGAACGGCCGCCGGTCAGGCTGAAGCGGTGCTGCGCGCCAGGGGTGTCCGTCCCGTCCGCACCACACTCCGGCCCGCGGCCGTGCTTCCCAACCTCGCGGGTTCGATGCTCCCCGCCGCCGGTGTCGTCTTCGAAGACGGTTCCAGCATGAACGGGGATCTGGTGGTTCTGGCGGAGGAACGGATTGCCCGCGACGCCCTCTCGGTGAGCGCCGGGCTGAAGACCGCCCCGCGCGGCGGCATCGTGATCGGCGAGGACTTCCGCACTTCGGTGCCCGGGATCTGGGCCATCGGGGATGCCGCCGTATTCGACGGCGTCCGGCTGGGACTGCTCGTGGCCGCCGGGTCGGCTGCCTCGGTTTGCGCGGCGCAGCTGCTGCGGGCCACGCTGGCCGAACCGCTCGCGGACGCAGCCTAGCCGCTCGCCTGGGGCGGGCGTGGGGGCCGACCGGCGGGCCTCCGGGGCTTGTTTCTGTTGTGGCAAGATGGACACAGCTAGGAAAGGGACCACCATGAGCAACGAAGCCACTACCGCCGCCGGCAGCACCACCCCCGCTACGCCGGAGGCAACGGCCGGCGCCGGTAACCTCGCCTCCTTCATTGACCACACCCTGCTCAAGCCGGAGGCCAGCGAGGCCGAAATCCTCAGGGTCTGCGCCGAGGCTGCCGAGTACCGGTTCAAGTCGGTCTGCGTCAACCCCGTCTGGGTCAAGACGGTCAAGACCGCGCTCAAGGGCTCCGGCGTGCTGACCTGTTCCGTGGTCGGCTTCCCGCTGGGCGCCACCCCGAGCGACGTCAAGGCCTTCGAGGCCCGCGGTGCCGTGCTGGACGGCGCAGAAGAGGTGGACATGGTGATCAACATCGCCGCCGCCCGCGCGAACGACAAGGGCGCGCTGGTCGATGACATCACCGCCGTCGCCGAGGCCGTCCACGAAGGCGGGGCCATCCTGAAGGTGATCATCGAAACCGGCCTGCTGGACGATGCCCAGAAGGTCCTGGCCTGCGAGGCCGCGGTGGAAGCCGGCGCTGATTTCGTGAAGACCTCCACCGGCTTCAACGGCGGCGGAGCCACCGCGGAAGACGTCGCCCTGATGCGCCGCACGGTCGGCCCGGACCTCGGCGTCAAGGCCTCCGGCGGGGTGCGTTCCCTCGCGGACGCACAAGCTATGATTGCTGCAGGTGCAACACGTATTGGCGCCAGCTCCGGGATCGCGATTGTCAAGGGTGAACAGGGTTCATCCGGGTACTGACCCGTTCCGGCAGCCGCCACAGTTTTGAGCCCCACGGGGCCGAGGAGGAATGAATGTCCAGCAAGACCGAGCAGACGCAGAAGACCGAGCAGACCCCGCAGACCGAGAACAGCCTCGGCTCCACCATCGTCATCTTTGCCGTGATGATGGTCCTGTTCCTCGCGTCCGTGTACTCTCTGTCGTACCTGACGCTGGGCAACGCGTGGCCGATGGCCGTCTGCCTGACGCTGTTCGCCGCTTCGTTCTGGATCCCGCAGACGATCCTCGGCCGCTCGGACTCGGCCGGCGAGAGCTAGGCTGCCACCTCCACGCTTAAATGGCTGAAGCTCCGGATCTCCGGAGCTTCAGCCATTTAAGCGCCCGTCACATCGGCCGCACGGGGCCGGCGGCCGGTCGGACCCCGCTAGCTTCCGGTCAGCCGGCCGACCAGGCTGCTGACGAACCCGGTCCCCAGCGCGACGGCGGCCGGAAAGTGCGCCTCCGCCAGGGCCAGCGCCGCCCCGAACATGCCGATCATGGCGTAGGCGCTGACCGGGATCAGCACAAACCATTCCCGCCGCGACCCCGCCCGGCCCAGCAGCGGGACCGAGAACGCCCCGTTGGCCTTCCAGACGTCCTTCACGAGCGGCAGCTTCCGCAGCAGCTTCGGCGGCTTGATCACCAGCGGCCAGAGCAGCGGCACTCCCCCGGTGGTGATCATGTCCCCCACGATGTGGACCAGCACGCCGGTCAGCATCGAGACCGGGAGCCAGGTCCACTGGTGCGGCGCGAACCACGTCACGAGCCCGGCCATGGCCAGGGCGAAGACCCAGTTGCTGATCCAGCCGTACTTCGGGAAAAGCTTCAGGGCCTTGGCCGCGATGCTGATCAGGAACATGCACAGCAGGCCGGCGCCGAGGGACAGGAGCCCCCAGTCGGTCTGCAGCTGGACCTGCCCGGCCATGGCCGCGAGCAGCACGAAGCAGGCCGCACCGAGCAGCGAGTGGGTGCCCTGCCGGTGCCCGCCGCTGGCGTTCTCGATGCCGACCGCGATCACATTGGACAGCGGCGGCAGCGAGTGCGCCACCGTGCTGGAGCGGTGGTCCCAGTCGCAGACCAGGGCCGTCCCCGCCGTCGCCATCCCGCCGATCACGATCCCGGTGGCGTCCAGCGGATACCAGCCCAGCGCGTAGGGCCCGGTCGAGGCAACAGCCACCCACGCCGCGGCGCCCGACGCGGCGTGGTGTCCTCCCATCATGCGCTAACTCCCCGTCGATGAGACAGATACGGCGGCGTCGGAGAAGATGTTCCGGATGACGCCGTTGGCCCACTCGAGGATCTCGGCGTCCTGCAGGTCCCGGCCGCCGATCCGCGCCGTCTTGGGCTTGGGGATGAGCACCGCATCCAGCGCAGGCTTGGCCTGCGCCCCCGGGTACATCCGGGTCAGGCGCATGAGCTTGGACTCCGGCAGCTGCGCCGGGGAGAACTTGATGAAGTTGCCTTGCAGGGCGACGTCACTCAGCCCGGCCTCGCGGGCACCCACCCGGAAGCGCGCGACGTCAATCAGGTTCGTTGCGGGCAGCGGCAGTTCGCCGTAACGGTCCACCAGCTCGGCGAGGACCTCATCGATCGCCTCGTAGGTGATGGCGCTTGCCAGCTTCCGGTAGGCCTCCAGCCGCAGCCGTTCACCGGGCACATAGTCGTGCGGCAGGTGCGCGTTGACGGGCAGCTCGATCTTCATCTCGGCGGCCTTCTCCTCCGCCTCGCCGCGGTACTCGGCCACGGCTTCGCCGACCAGCCGGATGTAGAGGTCGAAGCCGACGCCCTGGATGTGGCCGGACTGCTCGCCGCCGAGCAGGTTGCCGGCGCCGCGGATTTCAAGGTCCTTCATGGCCAGCTGCATGCCGGCGCCGAGCTCGTTGTGCGTGGCGACAGCCTTGAGCCGTTCCAGCGCCACCTCGCCCAGCGGCTTTTCCGAGGGGTAGAGGAAGTAGGCGTAAGCGCGTTCCCGGCCGCGGCCCACCCGTCCGCGCAGCTGGTGCAGCTGGGAGAGTCCGTACTTTTCCGCCCCGTCCACGATCAGGGTGTTGGCGTTGGAGATGTCCAGGCCGGTCTCGATGATGGTGGTGCAGACGAGGACGTCGAAGCGCTTTTCCCAGAAGTCCACGATGATCTGTTCCAGCCGGCTCTCGGACATCTGCCCGTGCGCCACCTCCACCCGGGCCTCCGGGACCAGCTCGCGGATCCTGGCCGCCGTGCGGTCGATCGTGGACACCCGGTTGTGGACGAAGAACACCTGGCCTTCACGCATCAGCTCGCGGCGGATCGCGGCGGACGTCTGCTTGTCCGTGTACGGGCCCACATAGGTCAGCACGGGGTGGCGTTCCTCCGGCGGGGTGGCCAGGGTGGACGTCTCGCGGATCCCGGTCAGGGACATTTCCAGGGTCCGCGGAATCGGGGTGGCGCTCATGGCCAGGACGTCCACGTTGGTGCGCATCTTCTTGAGCGCCTCCTTGTGCTCGACGCCGAAGCGCTGCTCCTCGTCCACGATCACGAGGCCGAGGTCCTTGAAGCCGAAGTCCTTGGACAGCAGCCGGTGGGTGCCGATCACGACGTCCACGGAGCCGCTCTTGACGCCGTCGGCGGTTTCCTTGGCCTCCTTGCCGCTCTGGAAGCGGGACAGCGGCTTGACGACGAGCGGAAAGCCGGAGAACCGTTCGGTGAAGGTCTCGTAGTGCTGCTGCGCGAGCAGCGTGGTGGGCACCAGCACGGCGACCTGCTTGCCGTCCTGGACCGCCTTGAACGCGGCCCGCACCGCGATCTCGGTCTTGCCGTAGCCGACGTCGCCGGAAATGAGCCGGTCCATCGGGATCTCGCGCTCCATGTCGGCCTTGACCTCGTTGATGGTGGTCAGCTGGTCCGGGGTCTCCACATACGGGAAGGCTTCCTCCAGCTCCCGCTGCCACGGCGTGTCCGCACCGAAGGCGTACCCGCGCGAGGCCATCCGGGCCGAGTACAGCCGGATCAGCTCCCCGGCGATTTCCTTGACCGCCTTGCGGGCCTTGGACTTCGTGCTGGCCCAGTCCGCGCCGCCCATCTTGCTCAACGCCGGGGTGTCCCCGCCGACGTAGCGGGTGACCTGGTCCAGCTGGTCGGTGGGCACAAACAACCGGTCGCCCGGGGCCCCGCGCTTGGAGGGGGCGTATTCCAGCACCAGGTACTCGCGCACGCCGTCGCCGCCGCCCGCCACCCGGCGCTGGATCAGCTCCACGAAGCGGCCGATGCCGTGCTGTTCATGCACCACGGAGTCGCCGGCCACGAGCTGGAGCGGGTCGACGGCGTTCCGCCGCTTGGACGGCATCCGGCGCATGTCCTTGGTGGAACCGGCGGAGGTCCGCCCCAGCAGGTCCGCCTCCGTCAGCAGCGCCAGCTTGAGCGGGTCCAGGACAAAACCGCGGCCGACGGCGGCGGTGGTCACCTCGATCAGCCCGGCCTGCGGATCCTGGTCGAGGGTGTCCACCCGCGCGCAGGGGATGTCGCTGTCGTGGAAGAGTTCCGCGAGGCGCTGCGCCGGGCCGGGGCCCTCGGTGACCACCACAATCCGCCACTGGTCCCGGACCCGGGAGCCGATGAACTCCATCATTTCCGCGACGTCGCCCTGGTAGCCGCGGGGTTCCCGGGCGTGCAGGTTGAGCACGTCGACGTCGGGCAGCAGCTCTTCGTCGCTGGCCAGCGAGGTGATGGACCACCAGGAGACGCCGTGCGCGAGGGCGGCAGTGCGGGTCTCGGTGAGCGAACGGAAGCTGGCCGAGTGCAGGGCTTCGGACGCCGCGGAGGTCAGACCTGTGTCCAGCACCAGGGGGGCTGTGCCGCCGTCGGA harbors:
- a CDS encoding FAD-dependent oxidoreductase, which encodes MSNVSSTTPDSQTRPRIVIAGAGPAAQALVRQLARTPFAGGITMLSNRDDAPAGLLELAALPQVSLRFGQPVSYIDPDGRRVTTADGLEFTYDQLVIATGSSPAGAPLAGAGRCLSYSTIDDANGLGEAVKDVTRVLGRRPLGILVGTGTAAGQAEAVLRARGVRPVRTTLRPAAVLPNLAGSMLPAAGVVFEDGSSMNGDLVVLAEERIARDALSVSAGLKTAPRGGIVIGEDFRTSVPGIWAIGDAAVFDGVRLGLLVAAGSAASVCAAQLLRATLAEPLADAA
- the deoC gene encoding deoxyribose-phosphate aldolase, with amino-acid sequence MSNEATTAAGSTTPATPEATAGAGNLASFIDHTLLKPEASEAEILRVCAEAAEYRFKSVCVNPVWVKTVKTALKGSGVLTCSVVGFPLGATPSDVKAFEARGAVLDGAEEVDMVINIAAARANDKGALVDDITAVAEAVHEGGAILKVIIETGLLDDAQKVLACEAAVEAGADFVKTSTGFNGGGATAEDVALMRRTVGPDLGVKASGGVRSLADAQAMIAAGATRIGASSGIAIVKGEQGSSGY
- a CDS encoding metal-dependent hydrolase; protein product: MMGGHHAASGAAAWVAVASTGPYALGWYPLDATGIVIGGMATAGTALVCDWDHRSSTVAHSLPPLSNVIAVGIENASGGHRQGTHSLLGAACFVLLAAMAGQVQLQTDWGLLSLGAGLLCMFLISIAAKALKLFPKYGWISNWVFALAMAGLVTWFAPHQWTWLPVSMLTGVLVHIVGDMITTGGVPLLWPLVIKPPKLLRKLPLVKDVWKANGAFSVPLLGRAGSRREWFVLIPVSAYAMIGMFGAALALAEAHFPAAVALGTGFVSSLVGRLTGS
- the mfd gene encoding transcription-repair coupling factor; the protein is MSPNGPSLTGLRRVLAEDRNYARVQAEAARGFPVRSEDYQISAPAGMRSVLLAEMADGLRALADDTADGTAGETAKETAGEAPVVLAVTATGREAEDLTEALRAFLPADAVAEFPSWETLPHERLSPRSDTVGRRLSVLRRLAHPETSTGGALRVVVAPVRAVVQPIVAGLGELVPVTLTVGQEAPFSSVVKRLADAAYARVDMVTRRGEFAVRGGMLDVFPPTEDHPIRVEFFGDEVDQMRWFAVADQRSLTAPGLHHPTELHAPPCREILITPSVMSRAATLKSQLPAAADMLEKIAGGIAVEGMESLAPVLVDSMVPFLDQLPAGSIAVVIEPEKVRTRAHDLAATNEEFLEAAWSTASDGGTAPLVLDTGLTSAASEALHSASFRSLTETRTAALAHGVSWWSITSLASDEELLPDVDVLNLHAREPRGYQGDVAEMMEFIGSRVRDQWRIVVVTEGPGPAQRLAELFHDSDIPCARVDTLDQDPQAGLIEVTTAAVGRGFVLDPLKLALLTEADLLGRTSAGSTKDMRRMPSKRRNAVDPLQLVAGDSVVHEQHGIGRFVELIQRRVAGGGDGVREYLVLEYAPSKRGAPGDRLFVPTDQLDQVTRYVGGDTPALSKMGGADWASTKSKARKAVKEIAGELIRLYSARMASRGYAFGADTPWQRELEEAFPYVETPDQLTTINEVKADMEREIPMDRLISGDVGYGKTEIAVRAAFKAVQDGKQVAVLVPTTLLAQQHYETFTERFSGFPLVVKPLSRFQSGKEAKETADGVKSGSVDVVIGTHRLLSKDFGFKDLGLVIVDEEQRFGVEHKEALKKMRTNVDVLAMSATPIPRTLEMSLTGIRETSTLATPPEERHPVLTYVGPYTDKQTSAAIRRELMREGQVFFVHNRVSTIDRTAARIRELVPEARVEVAHGQMSESRLEQIIVDFWEKRFDVLVCTTIIETGLDISNANTLIVDGAEKYGLSQLHQLRGRVGRGRERAYAYFLYPSEKPLGEVALERLKAVATHNELGAGMQLAMKDLEIRGAGNLLGGEQSGHIQGVGFDLYIRLVGEAVAEYRGEAEEKAAEMKIELPVNAHLPHDYVPGERLRLEAYRKLASAITYEAIDEVLAELVDRYGELPLPATNLIDVARFRVGAREAGLSDVALQGNFIKFSPAQLPESKLMRLTRMYPGAQAKPALDAVLIPKPKTARIGGRDLQDAEILEWANGVIRNIFSDAAVSVSSTGS